The following are encoded together in the Pirellulales bacterium genome:
- a CDS encoding DUF2075 domain-containing protein yields MTIRALYSDFIGNFLDCDPNQILGSIVEHDSFAVETLQRDAWLQQIQILKSVLLPFRSCGKIYFEYSIPRMGRRIDVVVLIKHVVFVIEFKVNETKYKTNAIEQVWDYALDLKNFHEPSHHLTIAPILVPTGASSVSVNIATTVHDDGLLIPICASIDNIGKVIELVLELDESHPINLQTWETGRYCPTPTIIEAAQSLYRGHSVADISRNDATAINLDRTSNAIAEIIRQSKEQSRKSIGFVTGVPGAGKTLVGLNVATQHIDNKSDLYSVFLSGNAPLVAVLREALARDKIEREVLAGRKITKGAARSEVKLFIQNVHNFRDEGLIDASQPPIEHVAIFDEAQRAWDVEQTSKFMRQKKGIADFNKSEPEFLISCLDRHQDWAVIVCLVGGGQEINTGEAGISEWLKTLATSFPHWDVHISSDLHETEYAANKAIELFAERDGVHFNDDLHLAVSLRSFRAEKLSSLVKLILDQNEEEARSVLQSIEHQYPIVITRSLIKAKEWIKTQARGSERYGIVVSSQAHRLKPYAIDIKSPVDPVHWFLDNKDDVRSSYYLEDAATEFHVQGLELDWACVVWDGDFRYHSTGWRHYSFVGDRWNKVLKTARQLADIKLKRNAGLGASVKNFVGGLEAQAFAGSVVDKILDPADLLRSDV; encoded by the coding sequence ATGACCATTCGTGCATTGTACTCTGACTTCATAGGAAATTTCTTGGATTGTGATCCGAATCAAATACTCGGATCTATTGTGGAGCATGATTCTTTTGCCGTAGAAACACTCCAACGAGATGCATGGTTGCAGCAAATACAAATCCTAAAAAGTGTCCTCTTACCTTTTCGTAGTTGTGGAAAGATATATTTTGAGTATTCGATACCGCGAATGGGACGACGGATTGATGTTGTTGTCCTAATCAAGCATGTTGTTTTTGTAATTGAATTCAAAGTCAATGAAACGAAGTACAAGACGAATGCAATCGAACAAGTTTGGGACTACGCACTTGATTTAAAAAACTTCCATGAGCCAAGCCATCATCTGACTATTGCCCCGATTTTGGTTCCTACAGGTGCATCGTCAGTCTCAGTAAATATTGCGACAACGGTTCACGACGACGGTTTACTAATTCCTATTTGCGCGTCCATAGACAACATCGGTAAAGTAATCGAATTAGTACTTGAATTGGACGAATCTCATCCGATTAATTTGCAGACATGGGAAACGGGGCGCTATTGTCCAACTCCAACGATCATTGAGGCAGCACAGTCACTCTACAGAGGGCATAGTGTTGCTGACATTTCTCGTAATGACGCTACTGCAATCAATTTAGACCGCACCTCTAATGCAATCGCGGAGATTATTCGCCAATCCAAAGAGCAATCGAGAAAGTCAATTGGTTTTGTGACAGGAGTGCCTGGTGCCGGCAAAACGCTAGTCGGATTAAATGTCGCTACACAACACATAGACAACAAGAGCGATCTTTACAGTGTATTTCTTTCCGGTAATGCCCCGCTCGTTGCAGTATTAAGGGAAGCCCTCGCTCGTGACAAAATTGAAAGAGAAGTATTAGCTGGGCGAAAAATTACAAAGGGAGCTGCTAGAAGCGAAGTTAAACTCTTTATTCAGAACGTACACAACTTCCGTGACGAAGGCTTGATTGATGCAAGTCAGCCACCCATCGAGCATGTCGCGATTTTTGATGAAGCTCAGCGTGCATGGGACGTTGAGCAAACCTCAAAGTTCATGCGTCAAAAAAAAGGAATTGCCGATTTCAATAAGTCCGAGCCGGAATTTCTGATTTCGTGTCTGGATCGACATCAAGACTGGGCGGTCATTGTTTGCTTGGTCGGAGGTGGACAGGAGATAAATACAGGTGAAGCAGGTATAAGCGAATGGCTGAAAACTCTCGCGACCTCTTTTCCTCATTGGGATGTGCACATTTCCTCAGACCTTCACGAGACTGAATATGCAGCTAATAAGGCTATTGAGTTATTTGCTGAGCGCGACGGTGTACACTTTAACGATGATCTGCATCTGGCCGTATCGTTAAGGTCATTTCGTGCTGAAAAATTGTCCAGCCTCGTCAAACTCATTCTTGATCAGAACGAAGAAGAGGCTCGCAGCGTGCTGCAAAGTATCGAGCATCAATATCCGATTGTGATCACACGGTCCTTAATAAAAGCGAAAGAATGGATTAAAACACAAGCTCGAGGTTCCGAACGCTATGGCATTGTCGTTTCATCGCAGGCTCATCGCTTAAAACCTTATGCAATTGACATCAAGTCTCCAGTTGATCCTGTACATTGGTTCCTTGACAACAAAGATGATGTTCGATCCTCATATTATCTTGAAGACGCTGCAACGGAATTTCATGTTCAAGGCCTCGAACTCGATTGGGCCTGTGTCGTTTGGGATGGTGACTTCCGGTATCATTCTACGGGTTGGCGACATTACTCATTTGTAGGAGATCGTTGGAATAAAGTACTTAAGACTGCACGCCAACTGGCGGACATCAAACTCAAACGCAACGCGGGTTTAGGAGCTAGCGTAAAAAACTTCGTGGGCGGTTTGGAAGCCCAGGCATTCGCGGGGTCTGTGGTTGATAAGATCTTGGACCCGGCGGACCTCTTGCGGAGTGACGT